The following are encoded together in the Nitrospira sp. genome:
- a CDS encoding phosphoglycerate dehydrogenase, giving the protein MKILISDSLSKHGVEALEKAGFTVVVKSKMPKDELFKEIKDADGLIVRSGTKVTEELLAAAEKLKVVGRAGSGLDNVDTPAATRRGIVVMNTPGGNTVTTAEHTMSMICAMSRRIPQATASVKSGKWEKDKFMGVELYNKVLGIVGAGQIGSHLSKMAQGIGMSVVAFDPYLAPERAERMGITMLELDEVLRRADIISVHTPLTPETRGIINAQAIAKMKLGVLIVNCARGGIINEQDLCEALKTKRVAAAAFDVFEEEPVKLDHPLLALDNFICTPHIGAQTTEAQENVAIGIAEQVVDYFTKGIAKGAVNIPSIAPELLPRLQPFLTLAEKLGSLQTQLVHSGIERVTVEYSGEVAALSVASLTIAVLKGLLNPIMEHPVNYVNAPIVAKERGIEVKEIKSTDAGDFTSLIRVRVEAGKASHQVAGTLYHKKEARITEIDQFKVEVVPEGHMLLIHNVDRPGVIGMVGKVLGDRAINILRMQCALEKRGGDALLIIGSDTEFPAEALNEIRASSNILSVKVANLP; this is encoded by the coding sequence ATGAAAATACTGATCAGTGATAGTTTATCGAAGCACGGGGTTGAAGCCCTGGAAAAAGCAGGATTCACCGTGGTGGTGAAGTCCAAGATGCCGAAGGATGAGCTGTTCAAAGAAATCAAGGATGCCGATGGATTGATCGTGCGATCCGGCACCAAAGTGACGGAAGAACTGCTCGCTGCGGCTGAAAAGCTCAAGGTAGTCGGACGGGCCGGATCCGGGCTCGATAATGTCGACACGCCTGCGGCAACGCGTCGCGGCATCGTCGTGATGAATACCCCGGGCGGCAATACCGTCACGACGGCTGAGCATACCATGTCGATGATCTGCGCCATGAGTCGGCGCATTCCCCAGGCGACAGCCTCGGTGAAGTCCGGCAAGTGGGAGAAGGATAAATTCATGGGTGTCGAGCTCTACAATAAAGTGCTTGGCATCGTTGGTGCCGGACAGATCGGCAGTCATTTGAGCAAGATGGCACAGGGGATCGGCATGAGCGTTGTGGCCTTTGATCCGTACTTAGCTCCTGAGCGAGCCGAGCGAATGGGGATCACGATGTTGGAGCTCGACGAAGTCCTTCGTCGCGCGGACATCATTTCCGTTCACACACCACTCACACCCGAAACGCGAGGCATCATTAACGCGCAAGCCATCGCGAAGATGAAGCTCGGAGTCCTCATCGTCAACTGCGCACGTGGTGGGATCATCAACGAGCAGGATTTATGCGAAGCGTTGAAAACCAAGCGAGTGGCCGCCGCCGCCTTCGATGTATTCGAAGAAGAGCCTGTGAAACTAGACCATCCACTCCTGGCATTGGATAACTTTATTTGCACCCCCCATATTGGGGCGCAGACGACAGAAGCTCAGGAGAATGTCGCCATCGGGATCGCGGAGCAGGTCGTTGATTACTTCACAAAGGGAATAGCCAAAGGAGCCGTCAATATCCCCTCAATCGCTCCGGAACTTCTCCCGCGGCTACAACCATTCCTGACCCTGGCTGAAAAATTGGGCTCTCTTCAAACGCAGTTGGTGCATAGCGGCATCGAACGTGTGACGGTGGAATACAGCGGTGAAGTGGCCGCACTCTCCGTCGCATCGTTGACCATAGCTGTGTTGAAAGGCCTGCTCAACCCGATCATGGAGCACCCGGTGAATTACGTCAATGCGCCGATCGTGGCGAAAGAGCGTGGCATCGAAGTGAAGGAAATCAAGAGTACCGATGCAGGAGACTTCACCAGCTTGATTCGGGTTCGAGTCGAGGCTGGAAAAGCGTCGCACCAAGTTGCCGGTACGCTGTACCACAAAAAAGAAGCCCGCATTACCGAGATCGACCAATTCAAAGTCGAGGTGGTCCCCGAAGGGCATATGCTGCTCATTCATAATGTCGACCGTCCGGGGGTCATTGGAATGGTAGGAAAAGTTCTCGGCGATCGGGCGATCAATATTCTTCGTATGCAGTGTGCGTTGGAAAAACGTGGAGGTGATGCCCTCCTGATCATCGGGTCCGACACGGAGTTTCCTGCTGAGGCACTGAACGAGATTCGTGCAAGCTCAAATATTCTTTCTGTCAAGGTCGCAAACCTACCCTAG
- a CDS encoding alanine--glyoxylate aminotransferase family protein: MLKRYLLAPGPTPVPPEVLLAMARPMIHHRAPEFDPIFAEVREGLKWLFQTQNDVLMLAASGTGGMEGSVSNFLSPGDKALYVNAGKFGERWGKLCKTFGVQSTEIKVEWGRAVDPQQIADALKKDPSIKAVYVQASETSTGVSHDVKALGEIVKGYTNTILVVDAITALGVFDIKTDAWGLDVVITGSQKALMLPPGMAFVSVSPKAWALADKATNAAFYFNFKKERENQVKNQTLFTPTVSLIIGLQEALKIMRAEGLEQMFARQGRLAHAMREGVKSAGMALFPKESPSDALTAVCAPDGIDGQAIYKNLRVKYGMTAAGGQDHLKGKIFRLSHMGYADTFDVIAALAATEMVLKGLGHPVTLGSGVGKAQEILMAK, from the coding sequence ATGCTGAAGCGCTATCTCTTGGCTCCTGGCCCGACGCCCGTCCCCCCGGAGGTGTTGCTGGCAATGGCTCGTCCGATGATCCATCATCGCGCCCCCGAGTTCGACCCGATCTTTGCCGAGGTGCGCGAGGGGCTGAAATGGCTGTTTCAGACACAGAATGATGTGCTGATGCTGGCTGCATCCGGCACCGGCGGGATGGAAGGCTCTGTGTCGAACTTTTTATCGCCCGGTGATAAAGCCTTGTATGTGAACGCCGGAAAATTCGGTGAGCGGTGGGGCAAGCTGTGCAAAACATTCGGCGTCCAATCGACGGAAATCAAGGTCGAGTGGGGGCGTGCGGTCGACCCTCAACAGATCGCCGATGCTCTGAAAAAGGATCCTTCAATCAAGGCTGTCTATGTACAGGCAAGTGAGACGTCAACCGGAGTGTCGCATGACGTCAAGGCTTTGGGCGAAATTGTCAAAGGGTACACAAACACCATTTTGGTCGTCGATGCGATCACAGCTCTCGGAGTCTTTGATATTAAGACAGACGCATGGGGACTGGATGTCGTCATCACCGGTTCTCAGAAGGCCTTGATGTTACCTCCAGGGATGGCGTTTGTGAGTGTGAGCCCCAAGGCCTGGGCCTTGGCCGACAAAGCAACGAATGCCGCCTTTTACTTCAACTTCAAGAAAGAGCGGGAGAATCAGGTCAAGAATCAAACGTTGTTTACCCCAACCGTCTCACTCATCATTGGTCTTCAGGAAGCCCTCAAGATCATGCGGGCGGAAGGGTTGGAACAGATGTTTGCTCGGCAAGGACGATTGGCTCATGCGATGCGGGAAGGTGTAAAATCGGCCGGCATGGCGCTGTTTCCAAAGGAATCTCCAAGCGATGCCCTCACGGCAGTGTGTGCTCCGGACGGCATTGATGGCCAGGCCATCTACAAGAATCTCCGCGTGAAGTACGGCATGACAGCCGCTGGCGGGCAGGACCATTTGAAGGGAAAAATCTTCCGCCTCTCACATATGGGCTATGCCGATACGTTCGACGTAATCGCCGCCTTGGCTGCAACAGAGATGGTCCTAAAAGGGCTTGGCCATCCCGTCACACTAGGTAGTGGGGTCGGAAAAGCGCAAGAAATCTTGATGGCAAAGTAA
- a CDS encoding transglycosylase SLT domain-containing protein, translating to MLSLGRIDVTRWRRTIGVTATCIVGSFLLVLPCRGLAQDAAAVNQASPAPSSASAGQEMLFEGIDAAQESGDDLDPNLIPLEPELTESPPDLSSSDNSVEAPSSDAAVSAGSSGPQETLYNIPVVIDQSVQSHIHFFNTSIRDRFEQWLTRLNRYRPLVEKIFAEFNIPSDLVHLSLVESGFNPYAYSRAKATGPWQFMKGTGKLYGLRIDHYVDERRDPIKSTVAAARYLRDLYDIFGAWPLAMAAYNAGEGKVLRALHKAQAESFSEISRTKLIRRETKQYVPRIMAATIIARNPDQYGFTQNPVPPHEFEEVVVTRPLHFRAVSNVTGIPYSDLRLLNPELRRDATPPDEIAYHLKVPVGTSSKVLELLERVPTHKFPPLGMMADREISRSKVSASHWYRVRMGDTLQKISRKFGIPIKTIKSRNNISGPSIRAGELLNLAR from the coding sequence ATGTTGTCTCTCGGGAGGATTGATGTCACACGATGGCGCCGGACCATTGGGGTCACGGCGACGTGTATCGTCGGCTCTTTTCTTCTCGTGCTTCCCTGTCGAGGGTTGGCGCAAGACGCAGCTGCCGTGAACCAAGCTTCCCCCGCACCATCTTCTGCTTCTGCCGGTCAGGAAATGTTGTTTGAAGGGATCGATGCTGCTCAAGAAAGCGGCGATGACTTGGATCCTAATCTAATTCCCTTGGAACCTGAGCTGACCGAGTCACCTCCGGACCTTTCCTCCAGCGACAATTCCGTTGAGGCGCCTTCGTCTGATGCCGCGGTCAGCGCGGGATCGTCAGGGCCTCAGGAGACGCTCTACAACATTCCAGTGGTGATCGACCAATCGGTGCAGAGTCATATCCATTTTTTTAATACCTCCATTCGGGATCGGTTTGAACAATGGCTGACGCGGCTCAATCGCTACCGTCCGCTCGTCGAAAAGATCTTTGCGGAATTCAACATTCCGAGCGATCTCGTGCATTTGTCCCTGGTTGAAAGTGGGTTCAATCCGTACGCCTACTCACGGGCCAAAGCGACGGGTCCGTGGCAGTTCATGAAAGGGACCGGAAAACTATACGGGTTACGCATCGATCACTATGTTGACGAACGACGCGATCCTATTAAGTCGACGGTGGCGGCGGCTCGGTATCTCAGGGACTTATATGATATTTTTGGCGCCTGGCCTTTAGCAATGGCAGCCTATAATGCCGGGGAAGGAAAGGTGTTACGCGCACTTCACAAGGCCCAAGCCGAATCGTTTTCTGAGATCTCTCGGACGAAGTTGATCCGGCGGGAAACGAAGCAATATGTACCTCGTATTATGGCCGCCACGATCATTGCTCGAAATCCTGACCAATATGGGTTTACCCAAAACCCGGTTCCTCCCCACGAGTTTGAGGAAGTCGTCGTGACCCGCCCGTTGCATTTTCGAGCCGTCTCAAACGTGACCGGTATTCCGTACAGCGATCTCCGACTCTTGAATCCAGAACTTCGGCGAGACGCGACACCGCCGGACGAGATTGCCTACCACCTGAAGGTTCCCGTTGGGACGAGCTCGAAAGTGCTGGAATTACTTGAACGGGTTCCGACACACAAGTTTCCTCCTTTGGGAATGATGGCTGATCGAGAGATCTCACGTTCCAAGGTCAGCGCATCACATTGGTATCGCGTTCGGATGGGCGACACACTTCAGAAAATCTCACGAAAATTCGGAATTCCCATCAAGACCATCAAATCCCGCAATAACATTTCCGGTCCCAGCATTCGAGCTGGAGAGCTCCTGAATCTCGCCCGGTAG
- a CDS encoding tetratricopeptide repeat protein, giving the protein MTYRIKVPPRTLPVGEEQLVSGLEHWLIGLRSYRWSLVVGFVLLFLMGMGLWGIFWYEEQNASKAQELEREATLRLFTRPSNDPQKTAANLAEAIALYKRVLDEYPRTPTAPLVQFSLGNAYLQSNDVESAIDMYKRFTSTYGSNTSLLGLVYQKLGYAYLVKGDLDQAAKAYSSILDMPGAMNRDYALFEVARLEENRSKPDEALKHYQELMKTSPNSPLTSEAAVRVKVIEAKKTPEPTPAAAAPAASAPSKLSKP; this is encoded by the coding sequence ATGACGTACCGAATAAAAGTTCCGCCTCGCACCTTACCAGTTGGTGAAGAACAGCTCGTGAGTGGGCTGGAGCACTGGCTCATCGGGCTCAGGAGTTATCGATGGTCCTTGGTTGTCGGATTTGTGCTGCTTTTTCTGATGGGAATGGGCCTTTGGGGGATATTCTGGTACGAGGAACAAAACGCCAGTAAGGCCCAAGAACTTGAGCGAGAAGCGACACTTCGTCTATTTACGCGACCATCCAATGACCCGCAAAAAACAGCCGCTAACCTCGCGGAGGCGATTGCATTGTATAAACGGGTCCTTGATGAGTATCCACGTACGCCAACAGCCCCACTTGTCCAATTCAGCCTAGGAAATGCGTATCTTCAATCGAATGACGTGGAATCGGCAATCGACATGTACAAACGATTTACCTCCACCTATGGATCCAACACCTCGCTCCTTGGACTGGTCTATCAAAAGTTGGGGTATGCGTATCTTGTCAAAGGAGATCTTGACCAGGCAGCCAAAGCGTACTCCTCGATACTCGACATGCCGGGTGCGATGAACCGAGACTATGCACTCTTTGAAGTCGCTCGGCTGGAAGAAAATCGGTCAAAGCCCGACGAAGCGTTGAAGCATTACCAAGAGCTTATGAAAACATCCCCCAACTCCCCACTCACGAGTGAAGCGGCAGTACGCGTGAAAGTCATCGAAGCCAAGAAAACCCCTGAACCTACCCCAGCCGCCGCTGCACCGGCTGCCTCAGCCCCCTCCAAGCTTTCCAAACCCTAA
- the bioF gene encoding 8-amino-7-oxononanoate synthase translates to MLTNHFRTTLQQLTDQSVRRSLSPLESATGPIVSHAGRTVILLSSNDYLGLATHPEVVQAAIEATERYGTGSGASRLVSGTLPPHTSLEAALAKFKGTDASLVFGAGYLANVGVIPTLIDRGGLIIADRLCHASLIDGCRLSRADFRVFRHGDCAHLETLLRRRASHRSTLIITEGLFSMDGDLAPLSDLVELAERYDAMLYVDDAHGTGIMGATGRGTIEQFDLEGRIPFHMGTLSKALGSYGAYVVGSNDCVQYLLNVARPFIFTTALPPAIAAAASAAITVIEREPERRARLWANRHYLFNGLQNQGFRLTPTVSPILPVLIGDAAKASAFADRLLAHGVYATAIRPPTVPDDTSRIRFTVTAQHTTDQLDEALQAVKLAGRETGLL, encoded by the coding sequence GTGCTGACCAATCACTTTCGAACGACACTGCAACAACTTACTGACCAATCAGTGCGGCGCTCGCTGTCGCCATTGGAGTCTGCCACAGGACCGATCGTGAGCCATGCCGGACGCACGGTGATTCTGCTTTCGTCCAACGACTATCTGGGCCTTGCCACTCATCCTGAGGTGGTGCAGGCCGCCATTGAGGCAACTGAACGATATGGGACAGGATCGGGGGCCTCGCGGTTGGTCAGTGGCACACTTCCTCCTCATACCTCCCTTGAGGCCGCACTGGCGAAGTTCAAAGGGACAGATGCGTCACTGGTGTTTGGGGCGGGGTACCTCGCCAACGTCGGCGTGATCCCAACTCTTATCGACCGTGGTGGTCTGATCATTGCCGACCGCTTGTGTCATGCCAGCCTGATTGATGGTTGTCGATTGAGTCGTGCTGACTTTAGGGTGTTTCGACATGGTGATTGTGCGCATCTCGAAACACTCTTGCGACGACGGGCCAGCCATCGGAGCACCCTTATCATCACGGAAGGCCTCTTCAGTATGGATGGTGACCTGGCACCGTTGTCAGACCTGGTTGAGCTTGCTGAACGATACGACGCGATGTTGTATGTAGACGATGCGCATGGAACTGGGATCATGGGAGCCACTGGTCGTGGCACGATCGAGCAGTTCGACCTGGAGGGGCGAATCCCCTTTCATATGGGAACCCTGAGCAAAGCGTTGGGCAGTTATGGGGCTTATGTTGTTGGATCCAATGACTGTGTGCAGTACCTTCTCAACGTGGCCCGGCCCTTTATTTTTACGACGGCTCTCCCCCCTGCCATAGCGGCGGCAGCCTCCGCTGCCATCACTGTCATTGAACGGGAACCAGAGCGGCGAGCCCGTCTTTGGGCGAACCGCCACTACCTATTCAATGGGCTCCAGAACCAAGGGTTTCGCCTGACACCAACTGTCAGCCCCATCCTTCCTGTTCTCATCGGCGATGCAGCCAAGGCCTCCGCGTTTGCCGATCGACTTCTTGCCCACGGCGTGTATGCCACAGCTATTCGGCCGCCCACTGTGCCGGACGATACGAGCAGGATCCGGTTCACCGTGACAGCGCAGCATACCACGGACCAGCTTGACGAAGCTCTGCAGGCCGTGAAGCTTGCCGGTCGTGAAACCGGCCTACTCTAA
- a CDS encoding type IV pilus twitching motility protein PilT codes for MDISKLLTFSVKEGASDCHISAGEPPMIRIHGDLKKLDHPPLTPDETHALIYDMMNDAQRKSFEEKRECDFSFELGDIARFRVNVFVQQRGLGAVFRNIPTTILPLEKLGMPPILRQLCDKEKGLILVTGPTGSGKSTTLAAMVDYLNNTFEGHIITIEDPIEFVHKSKKCLVNQRELGVHTLSFANALKSALREDPDIVLVGEMRDLETIQLALTAAETGHLVFGTLHTSSAPKTIDRIIDAFPPAQQAQIRTQLSEALEAVLTQTLLKKKTGGRVAALEIMVATTAVRNLIREAKLHQIPGIMQASQKDGMQTMDMALVDLATRGVVHKAEAQSRSMNPNLFGASVAGAA; via the coding sequence ATGGATATTTCCAAGTTGTTGACGTTCTCGGTCAAAGAAGGCGCGTCCGATTGTCATATCAGCGCGGGCGAACCTCCGATGATCCGTATTCACGGCGATCTCAAAAAACTCGATCACCCACCGCTGACCCCCGATGAAACACACGCGCTGATCTACGACATGATGAACGATGCTCAACGGAAGTCTTTCGAAGAAAAGCGAGAATGTGATTTTTCCTTCGAGCTTGGGGATATCGCGCGGTTCCGGGTCAACGTCTTTGTCCAGCAGCGAGGGCTCGGCGCTGTCTTCCGAAATATTCCGACGACGATTCTTCCGTTGGAGAAGCTTGGCATGCCGCCGATTCTGAGACAGCTGTGTGATAAGGAGAAAGGCCTGATTTTGGTGACCGGACCGACAGGATCCGGTAAGTCGACGACGCTCGCCGCGATGGTAGACTATCTCAACAATACATTTGAGGGCCATATCATTACGATTGAAGACCCGATCGAGTTCGTTCACAAATCCAAGAAGTGTCTGGTCAATCAGCGTGAATTAGGTGTACATACCCTCTCGTTTGCCAATGCCTTGAAGTCTGCGCTGCGTGAAGATCCCGACATCGTCCTGGTCGGCGAAATGCGGGACTTGGAGACCATCCAACTGGCGTTGACTGCGGCGGAAACCGGTCACTTGGTCTTTGGCACACTTCACACCTCAAGCGCGCCAAAGACGATCGACCGCATCATTGATGCCTTCCCACCGGCACAGCAGGCGCAGATCAGGACGCAGCTTTCTGAGGCCTTGGAAGCGGTGCTTACTCAAACTCTCCTGAAGAAGAAAACCGGAGGACGGGTCGCGGCTCTCGAAATCATGGTTGCGACGACTGCCGTACGGAACCTGATTCGTGAGGCCAAGTTGCATCAAATTCCAGGCATCATGCAGGCGAGTCAGAAAGACGGCATGCAAACGATGGACATGGCCTTGGTTGATCTTGCGACACGTGGAGTCGTGCACAAGGCGGAGGCGCAGTCACGCAGCATGAATCCGAATCTGTTTGGGGCGTCGGTGGCTGGAGCTGCGTAG
- a CDS encoding PilT/PilU family type 4a pilus ATPase, translating to MDVRSLLKVMVEREASDLYLTIEAPPIYRIHGATEPMEAPPFTSEQLEALALALMRGQQRSEFEEKMEMNLALYYKELGRFRVNIFRQRGNVGLVFRHIKAEIQTVEQLQLPPIINDIAMTKRGLVLVVGATGSGKSTTLAAMIDHRNAVHPGHIITVEDPIEFVHQHKKSLITQREVGFDTLTFQNALKNTLRQAPDVILIGEVRDTETMEAAITFAETGHLCIATLHSNNANQAIERIMNFFPVERHAQIYLQLSLNLRAVISQRLIPSLDGKRVPALEIMMDTPRIKDLVKKAEIDTLKEAMEQGTDEGCQTFDYVLFQLYKANKISLEQALINADSANNLRLKIKLEGLKGDEAVNALLDKQPGTGPGSDAFKIQGGPSGNVTPFRKR from the coding sequence ATGGATGTTCGAAGTCTCTTGAAAGTCATGGTGGAGCGCGAAGCGTCAGACTTATATTTGACGATCGAGGCGCCACCGATTTATCGAATTCATGGAGCAACCGAACCGATGGAGGCGCCACCCTTTACGAGCGAACAGCTTGAAGCGCTGGCGTTGGCGCTCATGCGTGGGCAACAGCGGAGCGAATTTGAAGAAAAGATGGAGATGAATCTGGCGCTGTATTACAAGGAACTTGGCCGGTTCCGCGTCAACATCTTCAGACAGAGGGGTAATGTCGGGCTAGTATTTCGACACATCAAGGCGGAAATCCAGACGGTCGAGCAGCTCCAACTTCCTCCGATCATCAACGACATCGCGATGACCAAACGCGGCTTGGTGCTCGTTGTCGGTGCGACGGGGTCAGGAAAATCGACGACGCTGGCGGCGATGATCGACCACCGCAATGCCGTTCACCCGGGCCATATCATCACGGTCGAAGATCCTATTGAGTTTGTCCACCAGCATAAGAAATCACTCATCACGCAGCGTGAAGTCGGGTTTGATACCCTGACGTTCCAGAACGCGCTGAAAAATACGCTTCGCCAAGCGCCGGATGTCATTCTCATCGGCGAGGTTCGGGACACGGAGACAATGGAGGCTGCGATCACGTTTGCCGAGACCGGCCACCTGTGCATTGCAACACTGCACTCGAATAACGCCAATCAAGCGATTGAACGAATCATGAACTTTTTCCCGGTCGAACGTCATGCCCAGATCTATCTGCAACTCTCCTTGAATTTGCGGGCGGTGATTTCGCAACGACTGATTCCCTCGCTGGATGGGAAGCGTGTGCCGGCATTGGAAATCATGATGGACACACCACGCATCAAGGACTTGGTCAAAAAGGCGGAGATTGATACCTTGAAGGAAGCGATGGAGCAGGGAACAGACGAGGGATGCCAGACGTTCGACTATGTCTTGTTTCAACTGTACAAGGCGAACAAGATTTCGCTGGAGCAGGCTCTTATCAATGCCGATAGTGCGAATAACTTGCGCCTAAAGATCAAGTTGGAAGGGCTCAAAGGTGATGAGGCCGTAAACGCGCTGCTTGATAAGCAACCAGGGACGGGGCCAGGCTCGGATGCCTTCAAGATTCAAGGGGGACCCTCCGGAAACGTCACACCCTTCAGAAAACGATAA
- a CDS encoding c-type cytochrome produces the protein MIWALRDPPPRVTPSTSIEAPLTPDKVPLVTGEEPFVDLFTHAGCAVCHVIPGIPGAYGHVGPPLILGTTGTQRLKDPTYRGEAKTVHEYIVESVLDPQRFVVQGYPEHTMPTWYGSKLSALALEKIAAYLERQTVQN, from the coding sequence GTGATCTGGGCCCTTCGAGACCCGCCGCCACGCGTGACACCGAGCACGTCCATCGAAGCACCACTCACACCAGACAAAGTCCCGTTAGTGACAGGGGAAGAACCTTTCGTTGACCTGTTTACACATGCCGGCTGCGCGGTCTGCCATGTGATCCCTGGTATTCCCGGAGCCTACGGCCACGTTGGACCACCCTTGATTCTCGGCACCACCGGTACACAGCGACTCAAGGATCCCACCTACCGTGGGGAAGCCAAGACCGTACACGAGTATATTGTGGAATCCGTGTTGGACCCTCAACGATTTGTGGTACAGGGGTACCCGGAACACACCATGCCGACCTGGTATGGATCCAAACTCAGCGCATTAGCCCTTGAAAAGATCGCGGCGTACCTTGAACGGCAAACTGTCCAAAACTAG
- a CDS encoding DUF937 domain-containing protein, translating into MGLMDQMGQVVGGLLGGQSGQNPLLQAVTSLLGNNSNLGGLAGLVQAFQKNGLGEIVNSWVSTGQNMPASPQQIEQGLGGDLLKQLASKAGLSPQDASSQLSDLLPNLVDKLTPNGKIEAGPLEQLLKLVQGK; encoded by the coding sequence ATGGGGTTGATGGACCAAATGGGACAAGTCGTCGGTGGTCTTCTTGGCGGACAGAGTGGGCAGAACCCGCTGCTTCAAGCCGTCACCAGTTTGCTGGGAAACAACAGCAACCTCGGCGGACTCGCTGGACTGGTTCAAGCCTTTCAGAAGAACGGATTAGGCGAGATCGTCAATTCGTGGGTGAGTACGGGGCAGAACATGCCGGCATCGCCGCAGCAGATAGAGCAAGGTCTAGGAGGCGATCTGCTGAAGCAACTGGCAAGTAAAGCCGGGCTGTCCCCTCAAGATGCGAGCTCACAATTGTCCGACCTGCTTCCAAACTTGGTCGACAAGCTCACTCCAAATGGAAAGATCGAGGCCGGTCCATTGGAGCAGCTCCTCAAGCTGGTTCAGGGGAAATAA
- a CDS encoding outer membrane beta-barrel protein: METNRTSLSSLFVIGFASMMALTIPASAEMYVAGFGGVNFADRINSIAGTGSQAGVPNLNPAPDPDFDLQSSITYGGKVGYFPGHSWYGIEGEVFHTTPHIKQLDLGPGVQDPGIHMRVTTVGVNFIARYPGRTFQPYIGAGVGAAIARIGDTPTVRSDSDVATAWNVLAGLRVFIAAKIAIFGEYKYTGATLKFDQAFGSDGGFSGNYRAQHILGGLSYHF, translated from the coding sequence ATGGAAACGAACAGAACGAGTCTCAGCAGCCTCTTTGTAATTGGATTTGCAAGCATGATGGCGTTGACTATTCCGGCCTCTGCCGAAATGTATGTCGCTGGCTTTGGGGGAGTGAACTTTGCAGATCGCATCAATAGTATTGCCGGAACAGGCAGTCAGGCCGGAGTCCCCAACCTCAATCCTGCTCCTGACCCCGACTTTGATCTTCAAAGCTCGATTACCTATGGTGGCAAAGTCGGCTATTTCCCAGGTCATAGTTGGTATGGAATAGAGGGAGAAGTCTTCCATACGACGCCACATATCAAACAGCTGGACCTTGGGCCAGGGGTACAGGACCCAGGGATCCATATGAGAGTGACCACTGTTGGTGTCAATTTTATTGCCCGATATCCAGGACGCACATTTCAACCATATATCGGGGCTGGTGTTGGCGCAGCCATTGCTCGCATTGGGGATACTCCGACCGTGCGAAGTGATTCGGATGTAGCGACTGCGTGGAATGTGTTGGCTGGTTTGCGGGTATTCATCGCAGCCAAAATCGCTATTTTCGGAGAGTATAAGTACACTGGTGCGACCCTTAAGTTCGATCAGGCCTTTGGTTCCGATGGTGGGTTTTCAGGCAACTATAGAGCGCAACACATCCTCGGCGGGCTGTCGTATCACTTCTAG
- a CDS encoding Slp family lipoprotein has protein sequence MWRMTILGSLVGGALMLSACAESIHQVQRDSELLGVPLGLEQEIDSTVRFTDLKAAPSEYIGKTVMIGGTVIRAKRTEAETEVEVLQLPTEKDGPLSDDRLRSEGRFLAVRSAFLDPASLPQGTPITVIGTVRGETTRPLDESDYTYPILEVKHIIDWNSIAAQRRRDRSPYYGAYYPPYGYSGFYPYGGFWGPYGGYWGGRGFYGRPYFGGGGGFSSSPAPPPPAHVHPRMRGR, from the coding sequence ATGTGGCGCATGACTATCCTCGGTTCCCTGGTTGGTGGAGCCCTTATGCTATCGGCCTGCGCAGAGTCCATCCATCAGGTACAACGCGACTCAGAGCTGCTCGGAGTTCCTCTTGGATTGGAGCAGGAGATCGATTCCACGGTGAGATTTACAGACTTGAAAGCCGCTCCTAGTGAATATATCGGGAAAACGGTTATGATCGGAGGGACCGTCATTCGTGCTAAACGGACCGAGGCTGAAACAGAAGTGGAGGTCTTGCAACTTCCGACAGAGAAGGATGGCCCTCTTTCGGATGATCGTCTTCGATCCGAAGGTCGATTCCTCGCGGTTCGATCAGCTTTTCTTGATCCGGCCAGCCTCCCACAGGGCACACCTATTACAGTGATCGGTACGGTCAGGGGGGAGACGACACGACCGCTGGATGAAAGCGACTATACCTATCCTATTCTTGAGGTCAAACATATTATCGACTGGAACAGTATCGCCGCCCAGAGACGAAGGGATCGAAGCCCATATTATGGTGCTTACTACCCACCTTACGGGTATAGCGGGTTCTACCCCTACGGTGGATTCTGGGGGCCCTATGGCGGCTACTGGGGAGGGCGTGGATTCTATGGCCGTCCGTATTTTGGTGGTGGCGGTGGGTTTTCATCATCTCCGGCACCTCCCCCACCAGCACACGTGCATCCACGAATGAGGGGACGGTAG